A stretch of DNA from Scatophagus argus isolate fScaArg1 chromosome 23, fScaArg1.pri, whole genome shotgun sequence:
TGTACAAGAATCAACTGTGCAAAATGTCAAGTGAGTCAGACTCACAACCACCGAGTCAAAGACACTTTTAATACGGCTGTAGTGCCATCCATGGACAAAATCCCACAACATTTTAGAGGCCTGCTTGTCCATGAAATGAGCACGTGTCAACTAATTTTGGTTGAAGTATCTGCTTTTGTTGCCCACAACAATTATGGGTCCAATGGCACTGGAAAAACCTCCTTTGAGGAGTTAATAACTGTAAATATCACAGCAGAATAATATCTGAATAATATTCCTGTTGGTCAGGCTTTGCCACACTCAGAtgtttgctcaagatattctgcttgtgtttgtgctcactCTCAGAGGGACTTGAACTCATCTTTTTGACCAATCAGCGCTTTTGTCCTCTGCTTGAACTTGCTACGGTTCAAATGAATTTCTCTATACTTTCTGTGTGCCAAATCATAATATTTACACCTCACTGTGTCTCCCCAGGTGTTTGCCAAAGTGTTCAGCCATGAGGCCCTGGAGTCCTACCTCCCGAAAATCCAGCAGGTCATCCAGGAGAGCCTACGGGTATGGAGCTCCAACCCTGAGCCCATCAACGTCTACAGGTACAGTGGGGGTCCTAGTGCAGGATCGCTTATTGAGAAAAGGTGTAAATAAAAGTGAGGTTTCATTAGCCAAGTATCGCATTTAAATGCACGACGCGTGTTAATACTGAACGCAACTGAGGTCCCGACTGGTCGTCTGTCCACAGGGAGAGCCAGCGGCTGTCGTTCACGATGGCAGTGAGGGTGCTGCTCGGATTCAGGGtgtcagaggaggagatgaggcaTCTGTTCTCGACCTTCCAAGACTTCGTTGACAACCTATTCAGCCTGCCCATAGACCTGCCGTTCAGCGGCTACAGGAAGgtatgtgttgatgttttcaaCTTGATTACAGCTGCAAACTATGACAACATCCTGTCCAGTATGAGTATAAATGTAGAAACTTAAGAAAAGCAGGAGTTCTTTCACACGTCAGCACTGTCTAACTTTGGTATCCAGTACATCTTATGCATGTCTGATAAATAGCTTGCACAAGGAAATGTGTGGATATGTAAATAAGACATGAACATCCTTTGAACGTGTCTGCAGGGCATCCGTGCACGAGACTCCCTGCAGGAAAGCATAGAGAAGGCCATCAGGGAGAAGCCGTTGTGTTCACAGGGGAAGGATTACAGCGACGCGCTGGACGTCCTGATGGAGAGCGCCAAAGAGAACGGCACCGAGCTCACCATGCAGGAACTGAAGGTAACACACCGCCTCCGCAGacgcacgctcacacactcactgtttacCTAGTAAAGTGCTGCCGAGGGGAACCTGACTTGGCTgaccgaacacacacacacacaaatcaaccATTATCATAATTTGTCTAACAAATCATCTTGGAATCATAAGCAATTAAAGCGACTTATGATACACATCTCTATGTAAAATATGACTGCAGGGATGCTAAGCTGATGCCCGTCAGGCAGACagtaacacatacacacactcgtGGACGGACACACCCTCTGTTTACTTATTAAAGTAATTCAGAGGAATTCTGTGGAAACTAAACTCTCCCTGCCTCGCTCTCTGTGGTTTCTGGGTTAAGTCCAGGGCCAAAAATAAGTCAACACTCCCCCTGCTAGGGGTCTGAAAGAGGCCTCCTGTATGCAcatgctctctcacacacacatatataaatacacactcaaAGTGAACTGGGGAGCCCCTGTTGCAGAGGCCCAGGCTGAAGCACTCTCCTGCAGTTTTCTGACGCATGcatatataacacacacacacactcgtgtaCGGCGAGCCAGAGATGTGTGTTTTGACACACATGACAGCAGATGAGAGGTTCATAATGACAGTTGTGCTGCCCAGcctcagtgtttattttttccactgcCTTAACAATGCGCTAACAGGCACTAAACGTCGTCGTTATCTCCAATAACATGGATACAAACTTCACATTTCCAAACACACTACTtttcagaaattaaaaacaacatgcCTTTATTATGTACTGGCTTTTGGTGCTGCGTCATTACGAAACAAATGGCAAGCTTGAGGTGTGGTGGGTAGTGGACTTGTGCCCAAAGTGAGGTTGCAGTTGCTGACAACTTGGCTGAGCAGTTATTAACAAAAAGATTTCACATTATGAaaagaataaatcaaaatgcCCGACAACTGTTTTCTTAAATCAGAAATTCCGTATTTCGTATTGACACTACGATTTACACAAGGTTAATTATGTCTGTGGTTGGGCACTTGGCTGCCATCTACATTTCCACTCTCCAGACCTTTTATTCAAGCAACAAGCAATTAGCCCATCAGAAGGTGGGCAGCTGGCTTGCCCACAAAGTAAAGACAAATTAACTCATACGCCCAGAGTACTGCCCTGCACTAAGTTAGTGCTCATGCCATCTCGCCGATCATCCCACAGGAGTCAACCATTGAGCTGATCTTTGCCGCCTTCGCTACCACGGCCAGCGCCAGCACCTCACTCATCATGCAGCTCCTCCGCCACCCTCCCGTCCTGGAGCGCCTGAGGGAGGAGCTGAGAGCCAGGGGTCTCCTCCACAATGGCTGCCTGTGCCCCGAGGGAGAACTCAGGCTGGACACCATTGTGAGCCTCAAGTACCTGGACTGTGTCATCAAAGAGGTGCTGAGACTCTTTACGCCCGTGTCAGGGGCTTACCGAACTGCCATGCAGACCTTCGAACTTGATGTGAGTAGTCTCAATACCGTAGCCACAGatttaatgtctttaatatCCATCTGACCAAAATTTCTTGCCGTAGTCCGAGAACCCTTCCAGCAATATCACGTCAAGGAAACCTACATGCGGCCATGACTGCACCCTTACGAAGCTGCTCACTTGCTTCATTTCTATCTCTTTCTGACTCCAGGGAGTCCAGATTCCAAAGGGTTGGAGCGTGATGTACAGCATTCGGGACACCCACGACACTTCAGCCGTCTTCAAGGATGTGGATGCCTTCGATCCTGACCGCTTCAGTCAGGAGAGGGGGGAAGACAAAGAAGGACGCTTCCACTACCTGCCCTTCGGCGGGGGTGTCCGGTCCTGCCTGGGCAAGCAGCTTGCCACCCTCTTCCTTCGCATCCTGGCGATCGAGTTGGCCAGCACCAGCCGTTTCGAGCTGGCCACTCGACAGTTCCCCCGTGTGATCACGGTACCCGTGGTCCACCCGGTTGATGGGCTGAAGGTCAAGTTCTATGGCTTGGACTCCAACCAAAACGAAATCATGGCCAAGTCGGAAGAGCTGCTGGGAGCGACTGTTTGAAGGGCAGAGAGTTGATGAGGGGGAGCAGGGGGGTGAGTGATCGAAGAGGTCTTTGGGTAGAAGATtgatggaaggaaagaaagaatttaagagttattttttcttctccacCTTTGCTCTGCCGAGCTGGAGGTCCTTTCAGACTAAAAGAAATGCAGaagtctttgtcttttgttacaGCTGATGATGATCGGGACTTTCCTCTGGGAAAGGAAGAAGCTGCCAAAAAGTTCTTAATTATGCTctattctgtgtatttttttaaagaaa
This window harbors:
- the LOC124054718 gene encoding cytochrome P450 26B1 — encoded protein: MLFDSFDLVSALATLAACLVSMALLLAVSQQLWQLRWTATRDKNCKLPMPKGSMGFPFIGETCHWLLQGSGFHASRRQKYGNVFKTHLLGRPVIRVTGAENVRKVLMGEHTLVTVDWPQSTATLLGPNSLANSIGDIHRKRRKVFAKVFSHEALESYLPKIQQVIQESLRVWSSNPEPINVYRESQRLSFTMAVRVLLGFRVSEEEMRHLFSTFQDFVDNLFSLPIDLPFSGYRKGIRARDSLQESIEKAIREKPLCSQGKDYSDALDVLMESAKENGTELTMQELKESTIELIFAAFATTASASTSLIMQLLRHPPVLERLREELRARGLLHNGCLCPEGELRLDTIVSLKYLDCVIKEVLRLFTPVSGAYRTAMQTFELDGVQIPKGWSVMYSIRDTHDTSAVFKDVDAFDPDRFSQERGEDKEGRFHYLPFGGGVRSCLGKQLATLFLRILAIELASTSRFELATRQFPRVITVPVVHPVDGLKVKFYGLDSNQNEIMAKSEELLGATV